TTAGCTTTAGTCAGATGCTTACATTGCATACATGTGTTGTAAACTCTACAGTTTTCAGCCTCACGAGGCTTTAGGATATAGAAAGACATTATGTGCTTATAAAGGGTTGTTCCACTCCTTCTCCTCCTTAGACTCCATGTGAACTTTGGCTTGTTGCAGGTTTCTGTATTTGCCCTGTTGACCTTTGTTTCCTTGTAGGCTCTTAGCGTAATGGGACCTCCAGTCTCTCTCAAAAGCAGCCTTGACGTGTTCCAGGATTGTCACTCCCCTATCTTTAAGACTATTTTTAATCTTGACCACCAGCCCAACTCCTGAATTAACAGCAAAGTCACTTCCGACCCAGTCATGGTTACCTGTGGACAAAAAGCTAACCTTAGATATTGTGTCTGTATACCTAAAGAAACGTTGACTTTGAGTTTCATTACTGTGCTTTCATCTTTATGTGTGCAAAAATGTATGTAGTGTATAAAAACTTAGTTGAAAAGATTGAAACCACTCTGGTTTCAATTTTCTCTTCTAGATCTCGACAAGAAAGAGAATAAGCCTATTTCCCCCCAACCTCAAAGTATTATTTAAAGTGGAGTTCAAAAAGTTACTTGTACATTGAATTAGTTGCAAACACATCATAAAGTGCCTACCAATGTAAAGAGCATTATCGGTCACCATGTACTTGTTGTGGTTGAGCCCATGTTGATTATCGTCTTGCTCCTTGTGACTAAAAAACCTCTGCAAAAAAACCAAATATAATCAacaaaatcagcgtttgaagaaACCCTGCTCAATTTTATATTTGCATAATGAATCAAGATACATGTCCAGAAGTTCACAGCATGTATTAAACTAAAACTTTGCTGAAACGTGTTTGGAGGAACAATTACGTACCACCTCCAATGAACAGTTGCGTAGCTGCATGCAGAGCGACTTGAGGGAGGTGACAAAGTTAAAGGTGAGGGGGTGAGTCTTCTTCCAGAAGCTTATCAGCAGGCGAACTCTGACTCCTCTCAACACCACAGCCTCTCTGATCACCTCATCGATAGGTGACCAGTACCTGTtgatgcaataataataattagacaCAGTTTTACACTCTGAAGGCAATGACACATTAAGTTAAGTTATAGTTCTGATGTACCTTGTGACCAAGGTTCCTCTGAAACTCCTGCTCACCAGAGGGAGGTAGTCCGTCACagatatgaaaataaatgtctttgcACTCTGGATGACTTGATAGATGGCATCTACATCTCTGGTGCGAGCTTTAGCGCAGAAGATTTCAGGAGAAGTCTGCAGAAACAATGCAAGCACTCAGACTATTTTCTACCAAAAACGTAATAAAGACATAGGCGTAATTTACAATAAACTGGCCtaaactggccagtgcaacaccccaccccccccctcctcctgctaatattttataataattttaataatttacttacacaattaaagacatttgcactATTAATCCATTTGCACGTTAAACCAAAAGTTACGCCCTTGAAAAAGATCAAATCAAAAAACTGAAaggtggacaaaaacacaatttagatttcaaatttcaacaaacaaaagtgGAAAACTGCACCTTTTGATTTACAACCTCACTAAATTGTTACAATGATAAGGACAACATCATTAGAGTTTctaatttcctaaaatgtcagaTTCAGCGTAAAAACGTTGACAGATTAAAATGGcaagaaaaacagcagaacaCATTTCTCCAACCATGTCTCACCACTCAATGAAGCGAGGCAGGTTGGAGTTGCGAGCCACTTGTGACAGCGTGACTCCATTAGTTCTTGTAGGATGATAAATGTTCTAAATACAACTGATAAGCGTCTTGTCGCGTAGAGGGCAACAAGATTCATTACTGTCAAATTAGGCTGAGGTACTGAGATATTCAGACTCAAGATGCTCCACAGCGTGATGTTAACATGATTAATCACCCCCTGCTTGCATGTTATTAGTTGGTAATGAAACTTTTATTATGACATTCACCATCTAGTCCTGAGTCAGGAAATTGGTGCCTTAAGAGAAATTTAAACCAGTCTGATTTATTGCAGACACAATCTGGGGTTTGTGCATTTTGTATGGAGTCAATTATGTGCTAACATACAGTGAATACTGCTACAAAACAAAGCCGTTCCTCACAGACACATAAGCAGCGGCTTCTGTGGCGTTGAATTGAAGCTCCAGGGCGTCATGCCTCCCGTAGAGGGCTGTAACTCTCTTCGACCAGATGGAGGGGATGTAGTCCCTCTCGTGGAGCTGCCGGTAAAATGAAAAGACTCGGTGGAGGTCCAGAGCCAGACAGCTGCAGTTATACACCACCACCCCCAGTTCTTTTCTCTGTGGGGTGTCAGAAAGGAGCACAGGAGGTGACGCAGCAGAAAAGTTGCGGTCTAAGTATAAGTGTGTTCAATGGATAGACATGCCGCAATGTGAGAAAGGAAgttagaaaaaaagcaaaagtggtgggatttttctgcattgagtacttttacttttaaaactttaaatacattttactgatgATACTTGcatgcttttacttaagtaacatttcaaTGCCGCACTTACTTGTAATAGAatatttttcacagtgtggtttTAGGTGTTTTTACTGAAGTtaagaatctgaatacttctaccACCACTGTTGACCCCATTGTAATTTTACAAGGGTTTCCTCCTCTAGAGTCTCTACAGGCATGCTAACGGCTCTGTGACCCAATAGGCACAGTGGTGCATAATCATAAcataagcatgctaacatgctcacagtgacaatgctaacataatgtgaaaaaagtatgGAAATTCAAATTTTGACTTCACAATGGTGCTAGATGAAAAAGTGAGCAATCATCAAAATCAGCCTGAGGGAGACATTAACGTGTATAACAAAATTAAAGacatccatccaatagttgttgagaaatttcactcaaaaccaaacATATTAGCCTCATGGCGCTAGAGGAGAAGTCTGGGGCTCATTGAAGTCAACAGAGTGCAGCAAGAAGGATTCTGAAATGAGTTAACATTTGTGCAGTTCCCGTTCCTTCTTTCTTTGAGCCAATGTTTTTTCTCAGGTCAGATGCCTAAATACCGCACTCATGAATTTTGAAgatttgacatgttttaaaacTACAGTGGTGTGGCCTAgacagctcagttggtggagtgGGTGGAAATGAAAATGGGTTCTATCGCAACGCAAAAGGCATGCAATTCGAGTCCAACCAGGGACAATTTCCTGCGTGTCCactctcatttcttttctatccattaaaggtgaaaatgccccaaaaatagtCTAAAACTCTTGAAAAGGCGGTTGCTAAATGAGACTACAGAAGCTTTCATGCCGAAAAtctaaattacatttacaatttgtaaaatcaaattacaagttaaattaaatttcaattaaaagcCTAATTAAATGCTCACTGGTGGTGATGTTGAAGTCATGCAACAGTGGTATAGTTATTTTATAACCTAACattagctttttactttttgcattCACGcttcaaaatgtcaacactgatccatctgatttttattttttattcattttgtttgtctggtctctaaaggcaaaatatttaattatgtgatgttggtgttttatttaaaaatgttcattaaattgGAGTGTAATTCTAGTAGTTGTAAACAAGGAAAGAATGTCTTGTGATTTTATTTGGTgcacatgtatttatatttgtatttaatgtcATGCTCATGTTAGGATGCCTATCATTGTTTTTAAGGGAGTCTATTGTAACATCTGGCGAAGGACTGCGCATGAAAACTAACCTTTTGGCTAGATCAGCCATATTTACAGAAATACTTATTAACATGCACTGTCCCTGATAAATGGCAATGGGGTATCATGAACAATTTTCTGCAATAATCCAAAAAATCCCATAATGGCTGTTTGAAGAGGGAACCAAGGTGATGCTATCTTCTGGGTTGACCTACAAAAACCCACCATCCTTGCAGCACTTATTTATCCTGATTTATCCTCTGGGCAGAATGGGTACATGTACAAAATATAATTGCAATCCATTCAATTGTTGGTGAGATATTTCAGGTCTGGACCAAAGCATGGCTTACAACAGCATAACATTTGTTCTAATTATATTCTATCCTGGTCATTAATTTCACAGCAGAAACacgttttgtgtttgtttcattttggtgAGGGGagtgagcaagagagaaagaaacaaaggcaTTAGTCCATGCATGTGTGCTGAATTTCTGACCTGttccatttttgtctttctacTTCTTTGCCGTGCTAtcatttgtgtctctgtgttcacaccacacatacatttatattatgtGTCCCTTTCTATCACTCCGGCTGTTAATTAGGAAAAATAGTAGTTCTACTTCTAGCCAGTTTTGAAGCATGAAAAGTGCCAGGTAATCGCTTTAAGTAGTAGGATGCTAATGCTCCCTGCTTACTCCTTTATTGTGAATTACTCACCAAATGCAAAGTGAAATGCTACTATGTTTTCATGGCCGGCCTCAGAAAGCAATCTAAATCTGATGCCCATCAAGAGCTGCTTGAGTACCAACCTTAAAAAGTTACAGGTGTATAGTGGAACTGATCCAGACTCTGTGTTATGTTTTAAGTCTCTGTGGGGTCAATTTATCAAATTTGTCCAGCTTATATTTGTGATTGACAAAAATTTACTGTAGCCACTTTGAGGCTAGAATAGAACTGGAGACCTGACCACACCTGACTGCAGCAGATTTATCCTCTGGTCTGATTTTATTCTGCACACTCATGTTGTCGATGTTTATTGTTACCTTGGAGAGTGACCTCCAGTCCATGTCAGCGCTCCCGATGTAAATGTGCTTCCGATCCACTATCCAGAATGAGGAATGTAGTCCTCCTCTGGTAAGAGCTGTCATATTAACAAAATGAATCTCTGCATCTAGAtaacaggagacagacagagattgGGAATAGTGTGAAAACTTTGAAAGAATGAGATGGAGAGAATTGGGGATATGGGCCAACTGGCCTTGGACTGGCTGATGGCAAAGCAGGCAGGCAGCCTGAGTTGCAGACAGCAGACAGGTACATTTGCACATTCACGATTTTTTGACCTTCATTGTAAAGTTTGGCAGACATGACGGTTGTATGACCTTTGGTGTGGAGCTGCTGGACAGAGCTGCATGGTGTAAATGAGCCTACATCTGCcatctaaaaacattttaaaaaatcttcaTAGAATGCACGGGAAATTCCTTTGAAAACTGGTTTGTGCATGGGAAATGTTGTCAAGTGATTGTTTAGGAGCTATAAATCTTCATTCTGGAAGTTTACAGTGGCATAGTGCATTGCttttataaaatggaaatatgacAGCCACTCACTATGTGCTGCCAAGGTCTTCAGTTCAGCGGAGTTAATCAGACTGCTGGCAATCTTCAATTTAACCCCACGAGATTTTAGGCTGAGCAGTCGCTGGAACAACAGCTGACCCTGAGGAAGAGAGTGATGTTCTGCGGTTCAACAGCGTTTCTGGATGTCTCTTAAAAGGGCGCTACTTAGGTCGTAGCAAAACTAACTTATCTTAAAAGAGTAAATCCAGTTCTTCCAGAAAATAGGtgcattcaatttcaattaaatttatttatagtatcaatttataacaagagttatcatgagacactttacaggtagagtaggtctagaccacactagaccacataacttacaaggacccaacagttctagtagttccctccagagtaAGCAACCATGCGattgcagtacaaattcaaaatactagGGAGAatcgggatcactttactggttgtgtctcaattgtttttgcaagtaacCAACTCAGGTACTCTATCCATATAACTATCTACATAACTCAATGTGACTACACAAATGGTGAAATGACGTCAAATGCCCGTCCCTtgtagccgtgataaattaTCCCGAAGCTAATGCTTGTTCAAGTGGAAATGAGCCAATTCGGCATCCTTTTTGTGCAGGCTCTAAgctttctccatcttttaaaCACATCtccaacatgcttttttttagaTTGGGTATCTATCGCCATAAAAtacggaaatttcaaaaggagaaaatattggggttagcattgttgtcagagaaGATAGtctttcaacttagcatgtttccttaatatctggtgatgcattggggtcattGTTAGATTTATTgcagtaaatatattaaatattgaacCTTTAATATTGGATGACACATTAGGGTCATTTTTGGACACATTACAGTAAACATGTTACATGTCAGACCTTTAATGTTAAAGAACACCTGGGAAATGGGTCAGGCTCTGCAGGAATGAATTGGGAAATATTAAGACAGAAGATCTGACTTTGTACCTGTTTGGCAGTGCTTGGCGTTGTTTCCAGGACCCAGGGATTTAAGGCCCAGACAGGTGACACAACCTCAACTGAGTGCCTTGCCTGGTCCAACAATGTATGAAAGccaacagagagagggaggtggagTTTGCCATTCGTGGGGAGAGAGAGGTCGTCTGGAATATTCTCTGTGAGCACGATGCTATAAGTAAAACATGCTTTTGTGAATTTTGTGAGACAGTTTTACacattgtctgtttttctgtaggAGCACCACTGCATTTGCAAAAACGTTAGTCTCATGAGTGAAGATAAAGATACTTTGAAGGTACTGAAAATATAGCTTGTTAATGTTTTGCACCATACATGAATGCAAAACTATTTTCTCAATTTGTTTTGCCTTGTTCTGTTATCATGTCACACTTGCAGAGCATCTTACCTGCAGTCTCTGCCACAGTTTTCCTCTGTGATACCGTCCTCATCGTCCCCCCATATGTccactgaagaaaaaaatagcacCACCAGAacagcacagcagcagagaaggGCAAAGATGGCAATGCACTTCTGTTGGGTCTGGAGGTGGAGTAAGACACAGTTAGCTAAAGTCAGACTTCATTTTTTGTGAAGGATGCATGACTCTGTAGAGCTCAACTCTTCCCCATGTTGTTATACAGCAGGTTAACAACTTGCAGTGAAGACATTGACATGGTTTTGCATGGTGTACAAAAGGGAAATCAGCCCTTAAATGGCAATGTCCTCATTCAATATCATTGATTAGAGGTTTACGCAGCATGATCGATACAACAAAAACTTCTTCTTAATATGGAAACTCTTGATTTGTCAACTGGAGCTACCCCTCCCCCCCTTCACAAGTCTTACTTTATGCCACGGTGCAGAGGACAAGTGAGGTGGAACACATCTCCCGCTGAagacaaactgacacacactaAGGCCCAACTATAAGAAATATTGAAGAGTCTGGTGTATGCTTTTCGGTATGCTACTTGTCTACTTTGTCGATGAAGCGAATCCCCAGCTGAACGGGATTTTATGACCTCTGTGCCAGCATGGATATGCTCAATgttgcatttacagtatgacAAGCAATTTCGAGGGCTATATAactgtgcatgtatgtgtggcTGTATGTGGTACACTGGTTGTAATAAGGGAATGAGAGGAGAGTGACAGTCAGCGGGGTTAGTGGTTAAGAAGCAGCAGCCCGAGGAGTCTTGATTTCCACTGTTTTAAAAGTGCAGTTAAGCACTTCTGTTTTGCTTACGActacatattttcctcatctCATTCCCTGCCCTGTTTGGCTGTTGGTTTCTTGAGCTGTCAACACATCACATTACATATTCTTTTTTGTTGCGTTCTATCCATCAAATGAATCGTATCTTGCTGATTACTTCACGAGCATAAGCAGGGCCTTTGTCAGACAGATGACAAGCTACAACAGCTGCAACTTTGTATAAAATGTGACTATTAAACAAAAGAGATTTACAATTCAGCACCAAGTTTGAGAGAAGATTGTGCTCAGACGGTGTTTGTCAACTTAATTTCCCACTCCTCTCCCCACTGCCTGTCCCAGGTAATGAGGCTGAAAGACTGGTGGCAAAAGGATACACCTCACACTCCGTCTGCAGTCCACTGAGACCTCTGAGctctttgtcacatttagcaGCAAGACCATGCTTGACTTGTGGATGTGGACATGGCTGCTCGGAAATAAAGCCTCACGATACAGAATGAGACTGACACAGTAAGACCGGTCAGTCAACTCACAGATGATGCAGTGAGATTCAACATTTCCTTGacataataacacacacacaatgggttTCTAAAGCTGTTCCCGGTACAGTCATACTGAGCAGTTTCCAGCACAGTTAAAATACCCTTACAGTAAggttttaatatatatatatatatatatatatatatatgtatatatatatataatgaccATACATGGCCAGCATTGAGTTTAGAGCTGAGCTATTTATCAATTATtcaattgtttgtttgaaaCAAAGTCGATTGGCAAAAATGCCCAATGTTAGCTGGTTCCATCCAAATGTATTGGTTTTTTATCGTGGTAATTATAGATGTCTAATAAGCAATTTAATGACGCTTGGGTTCTGGGAAATTGTAACGagaatttctttttctattttttgacaatttaaagACTGTATACATATGTCTgcattttctaattttaattgtttaatatcattgtaaattgaatatccaTCGCAAATTTGAAGATGCCCCTTAGACACTGGGAAATTGTCACAGAAAATggtctgacattttaaagactgaTCAATCTATAGTTCATATAAGGAACGTCCTTAATGAATTGATAATTAAATCATTAAAGCAAGAAAAGCCTAAGGCAAACACGCACTTAAATCCCACCAACAGACAAAATGAGAATAGTGTCACAGTGCAGCGAGTGCAGTTGAGGGCTGGAAACATCACCTTCAAGGGCTCCTGTGTGGTCGGTCCCGCCATGAGAGCAGCACTCATTCAAACTTCTCTGACAGGTGGGGAAACTGCAGCTCAGTCAcacatctttttctctctgtcttcatcaCCCACCACTCAGCCTCTCCCGCTCTGATGTCTTCACTCTATGCTGCCGTCTTCATCCTGCTGGTTCTCACTGTCCTGgaaggtgtatgtgtgtgcaactCGAGTCCTGGTCCGTCTCACGTCCCAACATGGTTCTTCCAGCCTCTGACGTGTGCTGCTCACTCTCTGCTTCTCGGTGGAGGTAGTGAGAGAGACCAACCCCTCTCATTCAAATGGCCAATACAGAGCAGTAGCTCTGAGCCCAAGcaacccccccctccctcctcctcctattccactcctccctcctcttcctctccttctttatCTTCCTCTTTTATCTGCCTTGTGAACAAAACTCATCTGGCAGAAAGCAGACTGTGGCTTAGAAGGGAAGGATGCCAAAACATGCCAATGGTGATGTGTGTTAcagctgccacacacacacatgtgtgaaTTGTCATGAACACATCACATAAGATGCACTAGTAACAAGGCTTGGTTTATAATATTGTATACATATTCTTGAAatattcagatacagtattaggggaccactaaggtctatatgaaagcatccaatgAGCACCATGTCCTGGGACCTTTAATTATATCAATTTCATTCATGTACTCACATATGAccaaatgtgtatgttttgtcaATGAAACTAATGATGATTTGTCAGTGTACATAAAAGAGTATAGAGTATGTATGATTTTTCTTATTAAGACTTGTGGAGCACTGTGTGAGATTCCAGAGTGATATTGGCAGCAACAAGGAACAAAGTCACAGCAGTGCAACCTGCTGTGTTTATTTGAGGCAGGTGCCCTCTGCACGTCACCCTGCCTGTGAGCActaaagagagagcaagagaaaaagacaaaggggACAGAAATGTTTGGATCACTTCCCAGGAGAGGTGTACATTCCTAAAGCTGCACATACAAACGCACTTTTCAAACAGGATGGGATTTCACTGTCCCCCCTGACCAACCTGAGCACAGACCATCAGCATAGCTTTTATACAGcgtacgcgtgtgtgtgtgtgtgtgtgtgtgtgtgtgtgtgtgtgtttgtgtgcgtgcgtgtgtgcggtGGTAAAAGAACCCTGGGGTCAATACTTTTACTAGTTTTGGTCATTACTTTTTTACTACAAGAAGTGGAACTGGTTCATGTCTTTTTACTAAGGTATGATTACAGTGTTTCAACATAATTTGAGTGATGCCAAAACGATGTAGTTAGTTCCTACTTCATGTATCAAGACATCCACAAAACCTTCACTTTTCAACCCAATTTCATCTAGAAACCTAGATGTTTGTATTGACCTGCAAATCACCTCCCCCCTCCCCATCCAAACACGCCCCGCAAGAGACAATGAAGGACGCCTCAATGTACGGTTTCACCTTCAAACCAAAAGATCAACAGTAGGTCTCCATGTGTGCACAGGACGCAagcttatttttacagtctatggtgttGAGGGAAGGCTGACAGGGCGCAACGCCATGGGAGACAGCCAGGCCACATGCCAACTGGACTGTGGATGGGGTGCAGATACGGATCCAGCGGTGAGAAATGACCCACTTAGATTGTCTTGTTCAGAAAGCTCCATTAGTGAGTCTTTGTTCACAGCATAGTGCTGGAGCGAGCTCACCCTCTGTAAACCAGGAGTTTAACATGGTTAAAGGAGAAAGTTGAgcaattgatttattgattcatACATGACTGAGCACTTTCTGGatgtaaaaaacaagaaaaaacctAGAAAGCACTCCACATAATTGACAATCTTCCccactttctttccttttctatttCATAATTTCACATGTAAAAAGGTCATGCTTACATGCTTCTTCACG
The sequence above is drawn from the Etheostoma cragini isolate CJK2018 chromosome 2, CSU_Ecrag_1.0, whole genome shotgun sequence genome and encodes:
- the pld5 gene encoding inactive phospholipase D5, translated to MSAALMAGPTTQEPLKTQQKCIAIFALLCCCAVLVVLFFSSVDIWGDDEDGITEENCGRDCSIVLTENIPDDLSLPTNGKLHLPLSVGFHTLLDQARHSVEVVSPVWALNPWVLETTPSTAKQGQLLFQRLLSLKSRGVKLKIASSLINSAELKTLAAHNAEIHFVNMTALTRGGLHSSFWIVDRKHIYIGSADMDWRSLSKRKELGVVVYNCSCLALDLHRVFSFYRQLHERDYIPSIWSKRVTALYGRHDALELQFNATEAAAYVSTSPEIFCAKARTRDVDAIYQVIQSAKTFIFISVTDYLPLVSRSFRGTLVTRYWSPIDEVIREAVVLRGVRVRLLISFWKKTHPLTFNFVTSLKSLCMQLRNCSLEVRFFSHKEQDDNQHGLNHNKYMVTDNALYIGNHDWVGSDFAVNSGVGLVVKIKNSLKDRGVTILEHVKAAFERDWRSHYAKSLQGNKGQQGKYRNLQQAKVHMESKEEKEWNNPL